In Elgaria multicarinata webbii isolate HBS135686 ecotype San Diego chromosome 19, rElgMul1.1.pri, whole genome shotgun sequence, a genomic segment contains:
- the ZBTB26 gene encoding zinc finger and BTB domain-containing protein 26 isoform X2 gives MTEGTDSLHFQFDNYGDSMLQKMDKLREENKFCDVTVRIDDLEVPGHKIVFAAGSPFLRDQFLLNDSREVKISILQSSEVGRQLLLSCYSGVLEFPEMELVNYLTAASFLQMSHIVERCTQALWKFIKPKQQMENKGQEEQQTHSSEPKEPPGAGQEEEEEEDEEEEEDSLQPGSPCLQPSEDSLDMEDSDIQIVKVESIGEVSEVRSKKDQSQFISSGQQSTLHSSEPQHSLINSTVENRVGDVEQSQLHNYALSYTGGDGLIMASKDLFSPSSRGADKGLQWHHQCPKCTRVFRHLENYANHLKMHKLFMCLLCGKTFTQKGNLHRHMRVHAGIKPFQCKICGKTFSQKCSLQDHLNLHSGDKPHKCNYCDMVFAHKPVLRKHLKQLHGKNSFDNANERNVQDIAVDFDSFSCSSGTDSKSGPPADPSQVLDAGKLVQAVLSLRSESACGN, from the coding sequence ATGACTGAGGGAACAGACAGCCTCCACTTCCAGTTTGACAACTACGGCGACTCGATGCTGCAGAAAATGGACAAGCTGAGGGAAGAAAACAAGTTCTGCGATGTCACAGTCCGCATCGACGACCTGGAGGTGCCCGGCCACAAGATCGTCTTTGCTGCCGGCTCGCCCTTCTTGAGGGACCAGTTCCTACTGAACGACTCCAGGGAAGTGAAAATCTCCATCCTGCAGAGCTCGGAAGTCGGGCGGCAGCTGCTTCTGTCCTGCTACAGCGGTGTCCTGGAGTTTCCCGAGATGGAGCTGGTGAACTACTTGACGGCAGCGAGCTTTCTCCAAATGAGCCACATCGTCGAGCGCTGCACGCAGGCCCTGTGGAAGTTCATCAAGCCGAAACAGCAGATGGAAAacaaagggcaggaggagcagcagactCACTCTTCAGAACCCAAGGAGCCCCCGGGGgccgggcaggaggaggaggaggaggaagacgaggaggaggaggaggactccttGCAGCCTGGCTCCCCTTGCCTCCAGCCCTCTGAAGACAGCTTGGACATGGAGGACAGCGACATCCAAATCGTGAAAGTGGAGTCCATCGGGGAGGTGTCAGAGGTCAGGAGCAAAAAGGACCAGAGCCAGTTCATTTCCTCGGGGCAGCAAAGCACCCTCCATTCGTCGGAGCCCCAGCACTCCCTGATCAATTCCACGGTGGAGAACCGGGTGGGGGACGTGGAGCAGAGCCAACTCCACAACTACGCCCTCTCTTACACGGGGGGCGACGGCCTCATCATGGCTTCCAAAGACCTGTTTAGCCCCAGCAGCCGGGGGGCGGACAAGGGCCTGCAGTGGCACCACCAGTGCCCCAAGTGCACCCGCGTCTTCCGGCACCTGGAGAACTACGCCAACCACCTGAAGATGCACAAGCTCTTTATGTGCCTGCTGTGCGGCAAGACCTTCACGCAGAAGGGCAACCTCCACCGGCACATGCGGGTGCACGCGGGGATCAAGCCCTTCCAGTGCAAGATCTGCGGGAAGACCTTTTCGCAGAAGTGCTCCTTGCAGGACCACCTCAACCTGCACAGCGGGGATAAGCCCCACAAGTGCAACTACTGCGACATGGTCTTCGCGCACAAGCCGGTCCTGCGGAAGCACCTCAAGCAGCTCCACGGCAAAAACAGCTTCGACAACGCCAACGAGAGGAACGTCCAGGACATCGCGGTGGACTTCGATTCCTTCAGCTGCAGCTCAGGGACGGACTCGAAAAGCGGCCCGCCGGCCGACCCCAGCCAGGTGCTGGATGCCGGGAAGCTGGTGCAGGCGGTGCTCAGTTTACGGAGCGAAAGCGCCTGTGGGAATTGA
- the ZBTB26 gene encoding zinc finger and BTB domain-containing protein 26 isoform X1, producing the protein MNTHLSIFNMTEGTDSLHFQFDNYGDSMLQKMDKLREENKFCDVTVRIDDLEVPGHKIVFAAGSPFLRDQFLLNDSREVKISILQSSEVGRQLLLSCYSGVLEFPEMELVNYLTAASFLQMSHIVERCTQALWKFIKPKQQMENKGQEEQQTHSSEPKEPPGAGQEEEEEEDEEEEEDSLQPGSPCLQPSEDSLDMEDSDIQIVKVESIGEVSEVRSKKDQSQFISSGQQSTLHSSEPQHSLINSTVENRVGDVEQSQLHNYALSYTGGDGLIMASKDLFSPSSRGADKGLQWHHQCPKCTRVFRHLENYANHLKMHKLFMCLLCGKTFTQKGNLHRHMRVHAGIKPFQCKICGKTFSQKCSLQDHLNLHSGDKPHKCNYCDMVFAHKPVLRKHLKQLHGKNSFDNANERNVQDIAVDFDSFSCSSGTDSKSGPPADPSQVLDAGKLVQAVLSLRSESACGN; encoded by the exons ATGAACACTCACCTGAGC ATTTTCAACATGACTGAGGGAACAGACAGCCTCCACTTCCAGTTTGACAACTACGGCGACTCGATGCTGCAGAAAATGGACAAGCTGAGGGAAGAAAACAAGTTCTGCGATGTCACAGTCCGCATCGACGACCTGGAGGTGCCCGGCCACAAGATCGTCTTTGCTGCCGGCTCGCCCTTCTTGAGGGACCAGTTCCTACTGAACGACTCCAGGGAAGTGAAAATCTCCATCCTGCAGAGCTCGGAAGTCGGGCGGCAGCTGCTTCTGTCCTGCTACAGCGGTGTCCTGGAGTTTCCCGAGATGGAGCTGGTGAACTACTTGACGGCAGCGAGCTTTCTCCAAATGAGCCACATCGTCGAGCGCTGCACGCAGGCCCTGTGGAAGTTCATCAAGCCGAAACAGCAGATGGAAAacaaagggcaggaggagcagcagactCACTCTTCAGAACCCAAGGAGCCCCCGGGGgccgggcaggaggaggaggaggaggaagacgaggaggaggaggaggactccttGCAGCCTGGCTCCCCTTGCCTCCAGCCCTCTGAAGACAGCTTGGACATGGAGGACAGCGACATCCAAATCGTGAAAGTGGAGTCCATCGGGGAGGTGTCAGAGGTCAGGAGCAAAAAGGACCAGAGCCAGTTCATTTCCTCGGGGCAGCAAAGCACCCTCCATTCGTCGGAGCCCCAGCACTCCCTGATCAATTCCACGGTGGAGAACCGGGTGGGGGACGTGGAGCAGAGCCAACTCCACAACTACGCCCTCTCTTACACGGGGGGCGACGGCCTCATCATGGCTTCCAAAGACCTGTTTAGCCCCAGCAGCCGGGGGGCGGACAAGGGCCTGCAGTGGCACCACCAGTGCCCCAAGTGCACCCGCGTCTTCCGGCACCTGGAGAACTACGCCAACCACCTGAAGATGCACAAGCTCTTTATGTGCCTGCTGTGCGGCAAGACCTTCACGCAGAAGGGCAACCTCCACCGGCACATGCGGGTGCACGCGGGGATCAAGCCCTTCCAGTGCAAGATCTGCGGGAAGACCTTTTCGCAGAAGTGCTCCTTGCAGGACCACCTCAACCTGCACAGCGGGGATAAGCCCCACAAGTGCAACTACTGCGACATGGTCTTCGCGCACAAGCCGGTCCTGCGGAAGCACCTCAAGCAGCTCCACGGCAAAAACAGCTTCGACAACGCCAACGAGAGGAACGTCCAGGACATCGCGGTGGACTTCGATTCCTTCAGCTGCAGCTCAGGGACGGACTCGAAAAGCGGCCCGCCGGCCGACCCCAGCCAGGTGCTGGATGCCGGGAAGCTGGTGCAGGCGGTGCTCAGTTTACGGAGCGAAAGCGCCTGTGGGAATTGA